GGGTTTTAGGGGTGTTTGTACTTCTCTTCCTAGCCAATAAACCATCTTCTGTTTGGAGATGGGCGGAGGAGCTAAACTGGGCTTCTAGTGCACCAGCACTGGCAATTCTTCTCCTTCTTACTGTAGGATCAGTAGTGGCCACTTATAGGAAGACGCATCTGTGTGATGTAGATATCCCAGGGCAGGCACCCATGCATGAAAGCAACTCTACCATACCTGGGCCCAGTCTCGAGCCACCTGTCAGCACACCAGCAGGCAAGGTGGGAGTTGTGAGAGAGGAACAAGGAGGAGGGGGGATAGGAGAACTTTCAAAGTGGTGGTAAAGGGTGGAAAGCCCTAAGGAGTGGAACAGCAGAGGTATGACTAGATGCTGTCGGAAACAGGACAGGGAGGCTAAATAGACTTTTCATTCCAGATTGGTCTAGCTATCTGCTATGACATGCGGTTCCCTGAACTCTCTCTGGCCTTGGCTCAAGCTGGTGCAGAAATACTTACCTACCCTTCAGCCTTTGGATTTGTTACAGGCCCAGCCCACTGGGAGGTAAGAGGATGCCTCTTTGAAACCTAAGGGCTGTCTCTTAGCCTCGTTCTCCTCCCTGGACCCTACTAATAGattttcttcccctttccacctaGTGCGAATTTCATTCTCCAAACTGTTGTCTAGCTCTCATATGTTACAGGATAGTTGACTTTTCCTAGGCAATTGACAGAACAGTCACGAAGGGTAGATTATGCACTTGGCCTGTAATCTCCACCTATTACTTTCCCATTAGCTGCTATGTGTAGTTAAGTGAACACGCATCTCCTCGCCCCCAGGTGTTGCTGAGGGCCCGGGCCATTGAAACCCAGTGCTATGTAGTGGCAGCAGCACAATGTGGCCACCATCATGAGAAGAGAGCAAGTTACGGCCACAGCATGGTGGTGGATCCCTGGGGAACAGTGGTGGCCCGCTGCTCTGAAGGACCAGGCCTCTGCCTTGCCCGAGTCGATCTCAACTATCTACGACAGTTGCGCCAACACCTGCCTGTGTTCCAGCACCGCAGGCCTGACCTCTATGGCAGTCTGGGTCAACCATTGTATTAAGCATTTTAACTTCTGTGAGTTGAGACCCCCATTGTGAGCTGATACTGCTGTGACTTGTAGGCAGGACCCGGGCACAGCAGCCCTCACTTGGACAACTTTGACTCTTTTTGATGGAACACGTGCTCAGCTTTTTGGGAAAGAAACTTTCACCTGGGCTCAGATTTCAGTTTCAGAAAGGTGGAttttatagtcactgtttatttcGTGAAAACTGAAGTTATGCTGAGAGCTGAGCATCActggcattgaaaaaaaaaatgtaatcattaaGTTTGTGTTTGGACATCTCCTTTGGGAGTTGGAAGGGGCGGTCGTGTTGTACCAGCTGGACTGGGCCCTAGTTGTTGGCCTCCTGGCTTATTCAGCATGCCTCCCGACCTAAAGGAAAGTGCAACATTCAGTGCATGTCCCAGCCCTGTTCTCCCGGGCTTGGCAGAGGGGGTGGAGAATGGGGAAGGAAAAAGGAGGGAATTGATACTGAATTACTTCACTTCCACATATGATGCCCTTTGCCCAAGTCAAAAGAAAGCAAAGGGGAAAAGGGCTGCAGGGTACATTATTTATTTTCACTTGAACATGGAAGGAAAATGTcacactcccccttccccttTTCAGGGGGAGTGTATTTTCATCAGCAGACTCTTCTCCATCCACCCTGTGGATGTGTATACACAACATCACAGTTGGGAGGAGTGACTAGGCTGATCCAGTCCTCTCACCTATTACTCCCTTGAAGAGGGTTTGGCaagggagaaaaaggaaggagCCACACCAGGCAGAGGCTTTAAGCCGtggaagagaggaaaggaggcaGAGAGGAGCAGCACCAGAGGCCAGGAGAGAGTGGAAAGGGCCAcagcttgttttttaaaaattctataattTGGGAGAGGGTGGTGATTAATTTCCAAAATACACTTCAGAGTCCCACCTTCCACATAGCTCCCTTTCTCACAGCCCTTTCATTTTTCAGACAAAATTTAAGAGCCCTCATAAAGCCAGAAGGATTGATAACCCCTCAACGCACCCACAAGCAGTGTTCACTTCAATCCCTCACAAAGACTATGTTCTATAGACTTTGCTTCTCCCTACACGTTTGTCTTACGGCTCAGTGGTAAGGTGGCTGTAGAGACACATACTGGGGTAAGTGGAAAAGGGAAACAAAGGGGAAGCCCAGGCACATGGGTACAGGGAGGGGTGGGGTATACCACTTccactttcctttgtcttttcctttgaaaaaaaaagggggggggcaggGGATGTGATTGGAAGGGTAGACAGCAAACCCCAGAACAGTATGTAAGCTCCAGAGGTGGGTGGTGGGAACAGTCCCCAGAGAGGTGAGAAGGGGGAAAGGTCAGGGCAATGCTTGCAGCATCAAGTTCCTCAGGAGTTTCTGTCGGCCCAGCTCATAGTCCTCCTCGTCCACATTCACCAGCAGCTTGATGGCTTCATGGCCCACAGCCTGCTTGAGAGAGTCTGTGATGAAGACACCTTTAAGTGCCTCTAGTAATGAACCATTGATGTAGTCGCGCCAGAAGGCATCGAGGTAGGTGAGCTCAGAGAACTTGATGTCACAGATGATGGAGCCCAGGTCCCGGGATTTGAGGATCGTGTTGGCCTGGTTAAAGCGCTCAAACTGGCGCTCAAGTGGGTCCTGCTTGTTAGAGAAGACATTGCCCTGCAGAGCAGTCTCGTGCTGGCAGTATTCAGCCCGAACCCGCAGTCTGATGTCTGTGGGGAAGTGAAGAGGTTATAATGAGGGATGAGTTTCCAACGCAAGTTTGAAAAGTGGAAGAGAACAGCAGAGTAGCAAAGTAGGGAGCATCATCTGACAGCTTCTCTACCTTTCTGGCAGGACTAGTTCTTTTCTATGTACCTCTGAAATCCTTGCCTGAATGTAGCAGGTTCCTTTAAATGCGACATGCCCAGGTTAGCATTATTCCCATCACTCACAAGCAGCACCTTGCTTACAAGGAGATACATTCCTAACAGGCACAATGGTTCATTTTAATACTCCATCCTGACTTGGTTCACCCTCCAATAGGGATGTTATAACGGCATCGCTTTGATCTAGTATTTGCTAAAAAGAACTGAAACTACTATGCTGCAAAGATAAATGGGAATTCTCCTCTCAGACACTATACCATTCAACCTCCCTTTGCAACAGCAATCAAGGTGAGCCTTGCACCGAATAACATCAACTGCCCAGTATACtagaagttctttatatttttccctCAAGTCTACTCCACCTCTGGAACCCTTGAACTTCTCACCACATGTCTGCTTTTCCTTGGGATCTGGTGTCACTGACTTCCGGCGTTTTCGCTGGCTCCCAAGTGTGGCTCTCCCTCGGGCTGGCCGTTTGCTACACATCTGGGGGCCCGAAGTAGGGCAGCACACCACAGGATAGTGGGGAGGCACTGACCAGAGGTAAAAGGGGAGAAGAGACATTAAGGTGAAAGCAGAGATTCACACACTTCTCCTGGAATGAGGAAGGGGTCCTTTAGACTTAGTACTAAAAGCAGTGTCAATGATGGGACCTGACAGGAGGACATGGTATGGGGATAATTACAGGACCTAGGCGAAGCATTAATGCCTCACCTGATTTGTGTTGGGCTAGATGTGATGTGGGAAAGCACCCTTTCACTTAAGTTGGCAAAGCTGAGTGTGATGGGATTAATGTCCTCTTGATTCTGGAAATGAAGGGGAATTAACATCTCACCTGTTTTGGGGGGCTGGGGAGGCCTCGGTTCTGGATCACTGAGGGCTCTGGGGGTCACATAGCGAATTGATGTCTCCTCCAGGTACTTGTCTACAAGATCTGGGCACACTGCGCAGGGAGGGGGAGTCATTCAGGAAAAGACACATTCCTCCCTCCTCCCAATCCAACCCTCCAGTGGGCCTCATAACCTGTTCTCCTCCTAGGTACCCCCCAGGGCCAATGTCTCCTCCCCTCGGACTCCTATGCTCCTCACTCCTGGGCCCCCACAAGTCTCCCTGATCCAGGGCTCCAGCCCCAATGCACCCTCACCAGGCCGCCTCCTCTTGAGGGTGACATAGGGCAGCAGGTCGTGACGAGTGATGATGCGCAGCAGCTGCAGCACCTGGCGAAAGTTACTCTCATCACAGCGGCCCTGGCGCTCCAGCGCCAATAAGAAGTCACGTCCATTTCGGATGAGGCCACGTTCGTGGTCGTCAatgacatcaacaaagagaaaggaaagaacgcGCACATCTCTGTGTGTCAGGTGGGTGCCCACGATGTCAAACATGCGGTGCAGGCTGTACAGCCCGTGCTCCTGCTCGCCATGCTCTTCTGGCCACACCTGACTTGCCTGCCGCTTTAGGCCCGCCATGCTGGGGGCTCAGGTGCGCAGCGCCTTCCGGGATCCCTGCTCAGCAGCTGCAATCCCCACTGTACTACGAGGACAGGAAAAGCACACGTGAGCCACTCGATGGCGGGAACCAGGCCATTCATTcctgtattcccagtgcctaacacaatgcctggcacagtgtAGTGCTCtaagtttatttaaaacaaaacaaaactgtgagCCTCGAGCTCTCTGCCCATATCCGACAGATGCTGCCCTAGGTCCAGACTCTACTGGAGTCGATTATAGTCACTTCCCCTAAGTGAAAATGCTCTATGCAATTTCAGTGCTACATACTCAGCACAAGTTGCTATTAGCTGTTACCCTAAGTATTCCTCCTGACACCAAAAAGCTGCTCTTGGTCCCTTGAGAATTCTGTCCCTTCAACCAGTCAGTCACCTCTTAAATGTAGGCAAAATTGGGAGGAAGTGCAGAAATCACCGTTGGCTATAATATGAAAGCTGCGTTTAACACACttcttgttgtatgccatcaggctgatttcgactcacaggagccctacaggacaaagtaggactgtctCATAGGATgtcctaggctataatccttacgggagcagactACCAGGTCTCTTCTCTCACGGAGCcactgatgagtttgaaccactgacctttcagctagcagccgagtgcttaaaccactgcaccaccagcactccctGAGATGTACTCAGGGACTGACAATAGGGAAACTGAAAATCTTTAGAGTTAGAACTAGTTTCAATTCTATCATTAACATgtttggctgtgtgaccttaagcaagtcacttaacttcaaAGCTTtagtgtcctcatctataaagcaGGGACGAAAGAACCTATTTTTGAGAGTTGTTAAGACTCAAATGAGTATAGGTAAAATCACTTTGTAAACAAAAAAGCCTCATATAAACGGTCATGAAAAAGATTTCAAAGATATAAGCATCCTTGACTTCTGCAGCCCGGACTCATCCTTCCACAAACATATCCTCATTTTCCCTATAATCCAACCAAGTCCTGAAGCGTAACCGCTCAGTACGATTGATCAATAATAGTTAACAGAACTTGTGGATTTAagtccataaatattttttacacTCCTATGTTGAACATTCTTGTAATTCTCCTATGCCACTAATATTATTTGATGTTTACGCCATTTGGATACACCATCTTCCAATCTTTCCTCCTGGTTGCCACTTACCAATCCCCAGTCAATGACCAATCACAGCCCTACACTCATTACATAACTTGGCCTTTGAGTCATAAAGTTCCTCCATCACCCTGGTTTGATACTGGTAATGTCAGTGACCCAGCCAATAACTAAGCCTCAAGACCAGCAACTTTCACCTCTAATCACTCATACTTATTACCCTGCCAGACAGCAAAACCCAATACTGTTTCATTCTCTAACCACAACCTTCACCACCCAATCAATTATAAATTCCTATTGATGCTAActtctaaatatttcttaaatctcCCCCATCTTTCCACCTCTCCTGCCATTGCCCTGGGTCAGGTCCTAGTAATCTCTCACCTGTGCTACTGTAATGGCCTCTTTAAGGGCTCTCTCTACCACCAATCTTAACCCACCTAATTCCATCTACCCTATCCCATTAACTATCTAAAATGCAAAACTAACCACATCACTTTCCTGCCTAACAGCTGCCTACACCCCTCTCCTTACCTATAAGAACACACCAAATTCCTTACACAAGCTACCAAGCCTTCCAAGGTTAGGCCCTACCTACCTCTTCAATCTAACCACTcaccacaaaaacaaaccaaacctactgccatcaagtcaattccaacttatactgaccctatagggcagagtagaactgccccacagggtttccaaggctgtaatctacggaagcagactgccacatctttctcccacagagcagctgaagggttcgaaccgctgacctttcagttagcagccgagtgcttaaccactgtgccaccagggctcctttccaccaACCATACCCCACCTTTTATTCTCTAACATTATCTGTTTGTCCTTTATACCTTTCTTCAGGCTATTCCCTTTGCCTGAATACCCCTTTCCCCTCTCCATTCCACACCCCTATTACCACCCTTTTTCAGATAGCTAACTTCTATTCATCCTTTAAGAATCAGCTCAGATGCCATCTTCAAAATGTATTCTCTACACCTGCATGCTGGGATAAGTAGTCCCTGTGCTCCTATGGAACCCTGTGCATACTTCCTTTAACCCTATCAAAGTGAATTATTTGTCTCTGTCAACTGGGATTATTTGTGTACTTATTATCCCATTAGACCTTAAGCTACTCATGGAGAGAGACTGAGTCATATTCATCTTGATATTCCTagtgcctaggaaaccctggtggcgtagtggtttagtgctacggctgctatccaaagggtcagcggttcaaatccgccaggcactccttggaaactctatggggcagttctactctgtcctatagggttgctgtaagtcggaatcgactcgacgacactagGTTTTTTTTAGCTATGAATAGAGTCCTGTTGTTGAACTAAACAATCTCCAAGAGATCATCACAAGCAACACGAATTAAGAAACAAACTCATGTAAGTCCAAGAGTGAGAGGGCCCTGTTAAAAATGCATGCAACTCAGTTACCACACATATACTCTGGCTAGCCACAGCCTCCCCCACACTGCAGAATTACCCACGTCACAACATGCAACCTAGAAGTACCCTACTCAGCAGAAAGATAGGTTGCTCTGCCCATTCTACACACCAAGAAACTGAGGCTAGgttaggaaagaaaataaaatgataagcTACTTCAGAAGAGCCAAACTGATGGGGACTGAAAGTTGAAGAGCAAGTTGGATCTGGTCCTCTCTTCCTCAGTAAACCTAAAATGGAAGCACAGAGGGGCTCATCCCCTTAAGAAAAGGGAAGGTACCTCCTTGTGGTgctgtgaattacttaatatgcccCTTCCAGCCATAGTTTTTGTGACTCCTAtacaatgactgggtgggaccatgcaaataagatgattgtggcccaccaaggggactggacagcctgctaataatTCAAATAAGGTGCGTGGAGCCCCTGCTTGAGTGGGACCATACAAATAAGGCGTATGGAACCCTAACatggggactggtcagttttgccatcctaccaggcttaaaagagagccaatcccacaGCAGAGGGGGACCTCGTtcccaccaagaagaagagatgagagtatgtcctttggaccaagggttcctgtgctgagaacctactagacccaggagacagagagagagagctgtaacaccagagatggtgcaagacagcatgaagcagcagcagagaaacagtggcaacaGAACCAGGGGACCAGTGGGAGACGGTGGTACTTCCTGACCCACGGAGCAGGGCCGCTACAGTGGgtatgctgacccacagagcgagagagctgtgtgccttcaggcaggaggcctcCTGACAGAGTGATGTGCCTCTAAGCACTTGTcggcagagctaggcttgccaacttAGAGCGAGAGGGCTGAGCGCCTTCGGGCTGATGCTTACTGGCAGAGCGGGATGCctttgggcacttattggcagagctaaagagctttataacacttgtctgagcagggcaAAGGGCAGGCAGATGGGCcaagagaggcctgcctgcaggcatagCTGAGAacaggctgtcctgattgaagaactatatcctgagtcattcctgatcctgaattgtaacctgttacttccctaataaaccccgtaactgtgagtatggtctgtgagcagcaacggattacccaataagtaaggtacacatggggttacttgtgcttacttactaatctgtagtacacaattttcCATGGGTTTCACTACATCAAGCTACAGTTtactaagtaaacacaattaaacctgtacctaccttgcttactgggtaatccacccctgagTTCTGTATGGTCACTGcaacgaattatcgaacccagcagaaatGTAGAgactgctgtgggagggatggctggtatcagaattggtgaaaaggttggagggtgaaggtgtgtttgacctccacctcataggaatcagccttgggctaatgttgatggtgattctctcctccccctcctgaagttagaggagatcacACAACCCTGTGCCACCATTTTTACAACACTGGAATCACTTAGCCCCATACCATGGGTTCTGATATGTGGAAAAGAAATATAACCTATATCTAGTTTTGAGATCCCAGATGCCATACCCAAAGCATGGAAAACAGCTTGGAAAATAGCTATTCAACTGTAGACTggttttccttgtctcttcctctCTTGTTTCACCTGCTGCTGTCACAGGGTGCAAATGGAGGGAGCTGAGGGAAAATAGCTTCTTGCTCATAGCTGGCAACATGAGAAAGCTGAGCCTCTTTAGAGCCCCTACAACTTCTTGTTCCCTAGCCCACCTGTTCCCTTTGGCCAGCTGCTGACTGTGAGAATCCCTGAGAAAGCAGATGGGCAGGTTTCACAGTCAATCAATCAGAAGAGCAGGTTGCTCCAACGCTCCCTAATTCAAAGTGTCCCAGCTAAACCCCAGGCAATGAagaaatattttcccccattccTGGCCACTGGAAAATAAGGCACAACACAGGAAAGCACTGTGGTTCTAATTATTAATCAATGGATGCAATTCTACAAGAGGCTTCAGTCCCCTGAGAGTTAATTCCCTACATTTCAGAAAGGAAACCAATCACCTTTAAGTCCTAGATCTCAGGTTGGATCATTCAAGGTGTCAGAGCTTttaggtcagtggttctcaaccaggggtgatTCTGCCCCCTGGGGGACATGTGGTAATCTGTGGAGAgatttttgattgtcatgactttgggtgggggtggggggtggtactattggccagggatgctgctaaattcctacaatgcacaggacaaccccccacaaaaaagaattatcgagtccaaaatgtcaatattgCTGAGGAAGAGAAACCCTATTCTAGGTAGAGCATGATGAAGGGTCAAGAGAAGAGACAGCGTGTCACATTCTACCCTAGATCTGAAGAAGGGGGCCATTTGGTCCCTCCTACCCAAACCCATCAAGTAATATTCATAAGAAAAGAAAGGCCAGTTAGATACAGGCTCATGGTAACTCATAAGTCCAACTAGCACTAAGGAGTTCCATCCCATTTCAACCTTGGCTCCATCACCTGCTGTTGCCATTCAGGTGACCAGCAGGTATAGGGCTACACTCCCTTCTGTCTCCTCCCTGGAGGTCTATTCTGACCTAGTTCAGTCTGCATCTCTGTGGGGATAAGAGAAATGCCAACCTCTCCAAGACAAACACAAAGGATCCTGCACTTATCCCTTAGGGCCACCTTTaaaaacctgaaactaaaccagTAGCAGACTCCTCCTTTTTATGTTGCTGACCAAACATATACTGCCTATGCAGAGCAAAACTAGCAATGTAAATTTTCCAAGTCCATTCCCAGGAAATGTCAGGAGGCTGGCATGCAGGCTAATTGGCAGGATAACTTAGGTTATCCGCTAAGATGATGAGTTCACTCACTCAGCAGCACAAATAGGGCTCCAGGAATCTAATTGCAGCACCAGAAAAATGTGACCAACTTCCTCTTAAACCAAAACATACCCAGCTTTCTGTGGCAGGGAGGCAGGAGAACTCAGCAGAGATCCTAGATGAAAGGTCTCAGGGTAGTGAGGCAATGTACTCCTCAAAACGGAAAATTAGACAGAGCTTCTGAATGTTGGTGtctgaaacactgccaggtaccAAGAGACTAACACTCCAATAAACAGAGTCCTGATCCTGCAGGCTCATCTGGTTCCATTTGAGATCCTAACATGTGGGTCCCTCTCTAGAGTTTTCCAAGAAAAATTATTGACTCTGATGAACTGCTTTATTTCCTGAGagttatagtttttgttttttttctttagggaGGTCCAAGTCAGCCAAGGGCCACCTGACAGTCTATATGTATCTACAGAATTTCCTCTTGATTGGCTGTTCTCTAAAGGTTCCACTTGCAAGCAAAGCCTAGTCTCACCCCAACCAGGgatgatatttgtatgtttatgggAGAACTAATAGGTATTTGGCTCTCTCAGAAGCCTTCAGagcaaattcatatggaagaacTAAAAAagggtgatttttaaaaacaacataGAAAATCTTATAGATGGTTAAGAATAAAGAGCTTTCTTGCTGGTGGGACTAGGAAAACGTAACCAAATATCTGAGAGTCAGAATTCCATATTATGTTTTCAAAAGAAAGATTCCAGGAACTCTTAACAACTAGAACAAAGAGTAAACTAAAGGCAAAACTTTCCCATGGAAGGTGCCCCAGCAACACTCCAAAGGCAACAGTTAGCAGACATTGTACTGGCGTACAATGTTCCATATGTTAAAAAtgtttctcccagagctgaccaaGATTAAGATAATAACAAACCAAAGCTGGAGGTTTGCCCCAAGACACCTCATTTCCCCTCTCCTTTCCACCTATCTCCAGTTACCTAAGAAGACAGTAACTGTAACAGATCTTCTCTGTGCTTTATGCACTCAGCTGGGTAGGTGAAAATTCATTTTGCCTGGAGCCTACCCCATTCCTGGGCTCAACCCCACTGCATTTCTCATGccatttcctttcccttccattgtctgaaaacaataaaaagttCCAGACTTACCTCTGCAAGAAACTTAATTTCCCAGGCCTCTTCCTAGCACaaggttcaaatccagcagcaaaaaaataaataaataaaataagggagGGGGAAAAAGTCAATTTTCAAGCTTTGCTTTGAAACCTCAAAGCCCCAAAAAGTTAGTCAATCTCAGCTGCAAAAATACAGACAAGCCTAAAGCCATTTCTACTGAAATGATCTACTTTAAGCTAAATGAGAGAactcacatcaaaaaaaaaaaaaaaaaaaaaacacaccaggCTTCCCTAACTCTCTACTAACCTTCATAAAACAATACCAGCTTCAAGAATTTCCATTCTTAATGGCATGTGGCAAGAAAGGTCCCAAATTCAACAACTTCTGGAAAAACCAATTACTTTCTGAACCCTTCTCACCTTCCCCCGGATTCCTTATAATATCCATCTATCTTGTTACAATGTTAATGTTTACTTTCATCTTCCTCAGAGAGAACTAGGAGGAAGGTGGCTACAGCCAAAGAAGTCACTTTCTTCCCATCAGGCCAAGAATTATCTTCCAAATTTGCCCCTCCCCTTACGTAccacacagaaaccctggtggcgtagtggttaaatgctacagctgctaaccaaaaggtcggcagtttgaatccgccaggcgctccttggaaactctatggggcagttccactccgtcccatagggtcgctacgagtcggaatcgactcgacggcagtgagtttggttttggtttttacgtaCCACACAGGGAGAACAAAATATCCACTGGGCGGCA
This DNA window, taken from Elephas maximus indicus isolate mEleMax1 chromosome 3, mEleMax1 primary haplotype, whole genome shotgun sequence, encodes the following:
- the NIT1 gene encoding deaminated glutathione amidase isoform X2, which encodes MAISSSSWELPLVAVCQVTSTPDKEQNFKTCAELVREAARLGACLAFLPEAFDFIARDPAETLHLSEPLGGKLLGEYTELARECGLWLSLGGFHERGQDWEQTQKIYNCHVLLNSKGSVVATYRKTHLCDVDIPGQAPMHESNSTIPGPSLEPPVSTPAGKIGLAICYDMRFPELSLALAQAGAEILTYPSAFGFVTGPAHWEVLLRARAIETQCYVVAAAQCGHHHEKRASYGHSMVVDPWGTVVARCSEGPGLCLARVDLNYLRQLRQHLPVFQHRRPDLYGSLGQPLY
- the NIT1 gene encoding deaminated glutathione amidase isoform X1, with the translated sequence MLGFIIRPCHQLLPLLLCPGLRIPRLSVLCAQHRPRAMAISSSSWELPLVAVCQVTSTPDKEQNFKTCAELVREAARLGACLAFLPEAFDFIARDPAETLHLSEPLGGKLLGEYTELARECGLWLSLGGFHERGQDWEQTQKIYNCHVLLNSKGSVVATYRKTHLCDVDIPGQAPMHESNSTIPGPSLEPPVSTPAGKIGLAICYDMRFPELSLALAQAGAEILTYPSAFGFVTGPAHWEVLLRARAIETQCYVVAAAQCGHHHEKRASYGHSMVVDPWGTVVARCSEGPGLCLARVDLNYLRQLRQHLPVFQHRRPDLYGSLGQPLY
- the DEDD gene encoding death effector domain-containing protein, which encodes MAGLKRQASQVWPEEHGEQEHGLYSLHRMFDIVGTHLTHRDVRVLSFLFVDVIDDHERGLIRNGRDFLLALERQGRCDESNFRQVLQLLRIITRHDLLPYVTLKRRRPVCPDLVDKYLEETSIRYVTPRALSDPEPRPPQPPKTVPPHYPVVCCPTSGPQMCSKRPARGRATLGSQRKRRKSVTPDPKEKQTCDIRLRVRAEYCQHETALQGNVFSNKQDPLERQFERFNQANTILKSRDLGSIICDIKFSELTYLDAFWRDYINGSLLEALKGVFITDSLKQAVGHEAIKLLVNVDEEDYELGRQKLLRNLMLQALP